A genomic window from Candidatus Bathyarchaeota archaeon includes:
- a CDS encoding ABC transporter substrate-binding protein has translation MSKFVNTKNRQIILGAILIVVIIGGSYGAYSHFFSGAEPTPEHNEPEPVTVTVVDVSDTEVTITKPVNRIVAMIGAEFISALGCQDKIVGRVKLTTDEEAILPQPVVDLPIVGDTDSTANLELILELEPDLVIASQRLSDENRAALEAAGVAVLEESSTYPRRETYLQNLGLILDAQDEANNFLEFEAYYEDLIKDRVANLTDAEKPTVYFEWYKDWYSSGANGSYTEMIITAGAINIAGDQPVSSMDVSAEFVAESNPDMIVRMLTFYDGETLDDFQALHEGLMNRVGLEDTIAVQNEDVYIIKNTALVGRRPIGLLYLAKWFHPTLFEDINPAVIHQEYVQTFFGASVSGVFVYPEEIVEPTEPTEPSVPETLLIVDAKGNQVELTLPVETIVCMNPGLTELLCALGGDDRIVGRDENSLFPESILDATVVGGTSYTPNLEMILELNPDLLIADTMLSYKTEELETIRNAGIPVIMESSSNFTRLPEMVTYFGNILQNSENAESIIDFMEQYENLVIDRTETLEESEKPKVYIEWNNEWLSFAEGSSSHDILLKAGGINIASGNSDDSSPTLSPEFVTEQDPDVIIRMASSGSNFTGIQSLRAELLSRSGLSGTTAVSEDRVYIYGSVVFQGLRYPIGLLYWAKWFNPSLFADIDPGAIHEEMIQQFFGEDIDDVYAYPEIVTVVDGNDTEMTLNLPVERVVSINSGLTEILSALGCENIIVGRDKSSTLPPSVLDIPVVADNSYMPNVELILELEPDVLFADAMLPYNTELYDQLLAAGLTVFIADPSDPEPSAESNETVIDFTCKLVSTIAKIVGEEETANEYIDYVQYYNVLVQERLENLTEAEMPKVLLEWYQPYQTFVTPGLDQAGGINIAENQTEYAPTLSAEFVVEQNPDIIIRAISSTEHDEADFIAMRAEIFSRPELSGVTAIENEQVYIYDFVARGGIRCVIGYLYWAKWCQPTLFEDIDPATVIDELNQQFFGTDIPGVYAYP, from the coding sequence ATGAGTAAATTTGTAAACACAAAAAATAGACAAATTATCTTAGGTGCAATACTTATAGTAGTGATTATTGGCGGCTCTTATGGCGCTTACAGTCACTTTTTTTCAGGAGCTGAACCAACACCTGAGCATAATGAACCTGAACCCGTGACAGTTACCGTTGTTGATGTAAGTGACACTGAAGTAACAATAACAAAGCCCGTCAATCGGATAGTTGCGATGATTGGTGCTGAGTTCATTAGTGCTTTAGGTTGTCAAGACAAAATTGTGGGACGTGTAAAACTAACTACTGATGAAGAAGCAATTCTTCCCCAACCTGTTGTGGATTTACCTATTGTTGGAGATACTGATTCCACTGCAAATTTGGAGTTAATTCTGGAACTTGAACCCGATCTGGTAATTGCCAGCCAAAGACTATCTGACGAAAACAGAGCAGCTCTTGAAGCCGCAGGAGTTGCAGTTCTTGAAGAAAGTTCTACTTATCCCCGACGAGAAACTTACCTTCAGAATCTTGGCTTGATTTTAGATGCACAAGACGAAGCTAACAACTTTCTTGAATTTGAGGCCTACTATGAAGACCTTATCAAAGACCGGGTCGCAAATTTGACCGATGCAGAAAAACCTACAGTGTACTTTGAATGGTACAAAGATTGGTACAGCAGTGGAGCCAACGGCTCATACACAGAGATGATTATCACCGCTGGAGCAATTAACATCGCCGGTGACCAGCCAGTTTCATCCATGGATGTAAGTGCCGAGTTTGTTGCAGAATCCAACCCTGACATGATTGTTCGAATGTTAACTTTCTACGACGGAGAAACACTAGATGATTTTCAAGCTTTACATGAGGGTCTTATGAATCGTGTCGGATTAGAAGACACAATTGCAGTACAAAATGAAGACGTATATATCATCAAAAACACCGCTTTAGTTGGAAGACGACCAATTGGTTTATTGTATCTGGCAAAATGGTTTCATCCCACCCTTTTCGAAGACATCAATCCTGCTGTAATACATCAAGAATATGTTCAAACATTCTTTGGCGCAAGCGTTTCTGGGGTGTTTGTTTACCCGGAAGAAATCGTAGAACCTACTGAACCAACTGAACCTAGTGTACCTGAAACCCTTTTGATTGTGGACGCAAAAGGAAATCAAGTTGAACTCACTCTTCCTGTGGAAACAATAGTTTGTATGAACCCTGGATTAACTGAACTTTTGTGTGCCCTAGGTGGCGACGACCGCATAGTTGGAAGAGATGAAAACTCTCTTTTCCCTGAATCTATTTTGGATGCAACTGTAGTTGGTGGAACTTCATACACTCCAAATCTCGAAATGATTCTAGAATTAAACCCTGATTTGTTGATTGCTGATACCATGTTATCCTATAAAACCGAAGAACTAGAAACAATTCGAAACGCAGGTATACCTGTTATCATGGAATCCTCTAGCAATTTTACCCGATTGCCTGAAATGGTTACATACTTTGGTAACATCTTACAAAACTCCGAAAACGCAGAAAGCATAATTGATTTCATGGAACAATACGAAAACCTAGTTATTGACCGTACAGAAACTCTAGAAGAAAGCGAGAAACCTAAAGTTTACATTGAATGGAACAACGAATGGCTAAGTTTTGCTGAAGGCAGTTCCAGTCATGATATCCTTCTCAAAGCGGGGGGAATAAACATTGCTTCTGGGAATTCAGATGATTCTTCTCCCACATTAAGTCCCGAATTTGTAACCGAACAAGACCCTGATGTAATAATTCGAATGGCAAGCTCCGGAAGTAACTTCACTGGAATTCAAAGTCTACGCGCAGAACTACTTTCCCGTTCAGGATTAAGCGGAACAACTGCAGTTTCAGAAGATCGTGTTTACATTTATGGTTCTGTAGTTTTTCAAGGACTACGATACCCCATTGGATTGCTATATTGGGCGAAATGGTTTAATCCTAGCCTGTTTGCAGACATTGACCCCGGTGCAATACATGAAGAAATGATTCAACAATTCTTTGGAGAAGATATTGACGATGTTTATGCTTACCCCGAAATTGTTACAGTTGTAGATGGCAACGATACAGAAATGACCCTTAATCTGCCTGTGGAACGTGTAGTAAGCATCAATTCTGGGTTAACTGAAATTCTGTCTGCCCTCGGATGCGAAAACATCATCGTAGGTCGTGACAAAAGCTCTACTCTGCCTCCTTCTGTTTTGGACATACCTGTTGTTGCTGACAACTCTTACATGCCTAATGTGGAGTTGATACTTGAACTAGAACCCGACGTACTATTTGCTGATGCAATGCTGCCTTATAATACAGAACTTTACGACCAACTCTTAGCTGCGGGTCTAACTGTTTTCATTGCTGACCCTTCCGATCCTGAACCTTCTGCTGAGTCCAATGAAACTGTAATAGATTTTACCTGTAAATTGGTTAGCACAATCGCCAAAATAGTTGGAGAAGAAGAAACAGCAAACGAATACATCGATTACGTACAATACTACAATGTTTTGGTTCAAGAACGCCTAGAAAACTTAACTGAAGCTGAAATGCCTAAAGTTTTGCTTGAGTGGTATCAACCTTACCAGACTTTTGTTACTCCTGGTTTAGATCAAGCAGGAGGAATAAACATTGCCGAAAACCAAACTGAGTACGCCCCAACCTTAAGTGCAGAATTTGTGGTAGAACAAAATCCTGACATAATCATCCGTGCAATCAGTAGCACTGAACATGATGAAGCAGATTTTATTGCAATGAGGGCTGAAATCTTCAGCCGTCCTGAATTAAGCGGAGTAACTGCGATCGAAAATGAACAAGTCTACATTTACGATTTTGTTGCTCGGGGCGGAATACGATGTGTCATTGGTTATCTTTACTGGGCAAAATGGTGCCAGCCAACTCTGTTTGAAGACATTGATCCTGCAACTGTAATTGATGAACTTAATCAACAATTCTTTGGAACTGACATACCTGGAGTCTATGCTTATCCATGA
- a CDS encoding iron ABC transporter permease — protein sequence MSTAAELETLYSKGRSRKVLAIICILVILAVTAVVAVSLGAGSPGFDEAFNVIMHKIFPSFDFSLESTITQIIIMDLRLPRIVLAIIAGAGLAASGAVMQGVLRNPLVSSYILGISSAAGFGAALSIVFGVGVLSQYANYVTVINAFFFSFLAMLLVLGIARIRGISSETVILAGVAVGFLFSALLSLIQFLAPEHEAVRAVVFWLLGSFQKASWTSVIITVPIVLFSILLMMKQSWDLNVMSLGEDVATSLGVNSKRVLLLSMILGTLATSTIVSFTGVIGFICLISPHLARMIIGSDHRFLLPCCTGIGACLLLAADTLARTVMPPVEFPVGIITSLLGVPFFIYILLSRRRQSWG from the coding sequence ATGAGTACAGCTGCCGAATTAGAAACCCTTTATTCCAAAGGCAGGAGCCGCAAGGTTCTTGCAATTATTTGTATTTTAGTAATTTTAGCTGTAACTGCTGTTGTTGCAGTTAGCCTTGGTGCGGGATCACCAGGATTTGATGAAGCTTTCAATGTTATTATGCATAAAATTTTTCCATCTTTCGATTTTAGCCTCGAGTCAACAATTACCCAGATAATTATTATGGACCTTAGACTTCCCAGAATTGTATTGGCAATAATTGCTGGAGCTGGTCTTGCAGCTTCTGGTGCTGTAATGCAAGGAGTCTTACGAAATCCTTTGGTTTCTTCTTATATTTTGGGGATTTCTTCAGCAGCAGGATTCGGTGCAGCGTTATCAATCGTATTTGGTGTGGGCGTGTTGTCACAATATGCCAATTACGTGACTGTTATTAACGCATTTTTCTTTAGCTTTCTTGCAATGCTTTTAGTATTAGGTATTGCTCGTATACGGGGAATCTCCTCTGAAACCGTAATTTTAGCAGGTGTAGCAGTTGGATTCTTGTTTTCTGCTTTACTTTCATTAATTCAATTCTTGGCTCCCGAACACGAAGCAGTTCGAGCTGTGGTTTTTTGGCTTTTAGGTTCTTTCCAAAAAGCGTCATGGACTAGTGTTATAATTACTGTTCCTATTGTGCTGTTTTCTATCCTTTTGATGATGAAGCAGTCATGGGACCTTAACGTCATGAGTCTAGGAGAAGATGTAGCAACTAGTCTTGGAGTTAACTCTAAACGAGTATTACTGCTTTCCATGATTTTAGGAACTCTTGCAACATCAACTATAGTATCATTTACAGGAGTCATTGGTTTTATCTGCTTGATTTCTCCTCACCTCGCTAGAATGATAATCGGCAGCGACCACAGATTCCTTTTACCTTGCTGTACTGGCATTGGTGCTTGTTTGCTTTTAGCAGCGGATACATTAGCACGAACAGTTATGCCCCCTGTGGAGTTTCCTGTTGGAATTATCACTTCACTGTTGGGTGTCCCGTTCTTCATTTACATATTGTTAAGTAGAAGGAGGCAAAGTTGGGGTTGA
- a CDS encoding ABC transporter ATP-binding protein: MKLEINNLSFSYNGNSVLNELNLNVRFGEVLGIVGPNGSGKSTLLKCMNRVLKTEQNTILIDGQDVSKIGLKELAKVMGYVPQSSKNVFPFTVFDVVLMGRRPYIQWSLGRNDKEIVAKILDYLGIGHLGMRYFNELSGGEQQKVIIARALAQQPEILLLDEPTSSLDIRHQLEILCILRTLAERKHCSVIISIHDLNLACRYSDRLLLLKDGSVFAVGTPETVMTEENIQAVYGIKSKVTKSIVGQPQVTPLQSETVNLENILPPKIMTKA, translated from the coding sequence TTGAAACTAGAAATAAACAATCTATCGTTTAGCTACAATGGAAATTCTGTCTTAAACGAATTAAACCTAAATGTAAGATTTGGTGAAGTATTGGGTATTGTAGGTCCAAATGGTTCTGGAAAAAGTACTCTACTAAAATGCATGAACCGAGTCCTAAAAACTGAACAAAACACGATACTAATTGATGGCCAAGATGTTTCAAAAATTGGACTCAAAGAATTAGCCAAGGTGATGGGTTATGTTCCCCAGAGTTCTAAGAATGTTTTTCCTTTCACTGTTTTTGATGTTGTTTTAATGGGCAGAAGACCATATATTCAATGGAGTCTAGGCAGAAACGACAAAGAAATCGTTGCTAAAATCTTAGACTATCTTGGTATTGGTCACTTGGGGATGCGCTACTTTAATGAACTCAGTGGTGGCGAACAACAAAAAGTCATCATCGCCCGCGCCTTAGCTCAACAACCCGAAATCTTGCTTTTGGATGAACCAACAAGTTCGTTAGATATTCGACATCAACTAGAAATCTTATGCATTCTAAGGACCTTAGCTGAACGGAAACACTGCTCTGTAATCATTTCAATACACGACCTAAACCTTGCATGTAGGTACTCTGACAGGTTGCTGTTGCTCAAAGACGGCTCAGTTTTTGCTGTTGGAACTCCAGAAACTGTGATGACCGAAGAAAACATCCAAGCAGTTTACGGAATAAAATCCAAAGTAACAAAATCTATTGTTGGTCAACCCCAAGTTACACCTTTACAATCAGAAACTGTAAATCTTGAAAACATTCTGCCACCAAAAATTATGACAAAAGCTTAA
- a CDS encoding adenosylcobinamide amidohydrolase produces the protein MNRKEIKLNLENVKAEVLYHNYQNVDVNTLLVSFNQKRRVISTLEGYREVRHVANHYQPFELSKSTMKDYDAFAERFPGLLGLTHDDLTFLSTGANMNNLALCEKSFKDRTVCCLATGGVGNALRSGVDGANWIEQDGKYLTTLGTINIILLTNVTLTDGALARSIITGTEAKTAALQDMDARSSVSPQNQATGTGTDNMIVVSGTDPDKKVRHTGGHTKLGELIGASTKVAVAETIKKHDAWVARMKKA, from the coding sequence ATGAACAGAAAAGAAATCAAGCTAAACCTAGAAAATGTGAAGGCAGAAGTTCTTTACCATAATTATCAAAACGTTGACGTTAACACTTTACTTGTTTCTTTTAACCAAAAACGTCGCGTTATTTCAACTTTGGAAGGTTACCGAGAAGTACGCCATGTGGCTAATCATTATCAACCTTTTGAACTGTCAAAAAGCACCATGAAAGATTATGATGCCTTTGCTGAAAGATTCCCTGGTCTATTGGGACTAACCCATGACGACTTGACCTTTTTGAGCACTGGCGCAAACATGAACAATTTAGCATTATGTGAAAAATCCTTCAAAGACCGCACTGTTTGCTGTTTAGCTACTGGCGGAGTAGGTAACGCTTTACGGTCTGGCGTGGATGGGGCAAACTGGATAGAACAAGATGGAAAATATTTAACCACCCTTGGAACTATCAACATCATTTTGTTAACTAACGTTACATTAACTGATGGTGCCCTTGCCCGAAGCATCATAACTGGTACCGAAGCAAAAACTGCTGCCCTTCAGGACATGGACGCCAGAAGCTCTGTTTCTCCGCAAAACCAGGCAACAGGAACAGGAACGGACAACATGATTGTTGTTTCTGGAACAGATCCTGACAAAAAAGTTCGGCATACCGGTGGGCACACAAAGTTGGGGGAATTAATTGGTGCTTCAACCAAAGTTGCCGTTGCAGAGACAATAAAAAAGCATGATGCTTGGGTTGCAAGAATGAAAAAAGCTTAG
- a CDS encoding ATP-binding cassette domain-containing protein, whose amino-acid sequence MNDIIVTENLTKNYGKVKAVRDLNLSIHSGEVFGFLGPNGAGKTTTIRMLTTLTKPTSGRAIVNGFDVVAQSNKVKQEFGIAQQHMSLDRDLNVMENMELHARLHHIRGAERKQRIEELLEFVGLTEYADRMVMTLSGGLKKRAMIVRALIHRPKILFLDEPTVGLDAQTRRKIWELIRKLNRDGTSIFLTTHYIEEAEALCNRVGVLHQGKLVTVGKPLELRKKLGLFAVETLDADLGAQYNYFPDETAAKNYVQMLPQNLKTIIIRESNLEDVFVELTGQKVIEG is encoded by the coding sequence GTGAACGATATAATCGTAACAGAGAATTTAACAAAAAACTATGGCAAAGTAAAAGCAGTTCGAGACTTGAATCTGAGCATCCATTCAGGAGAAGTCTTTGGGTTCTTAGGTCCTAACGGTGCTGGTAAAACTACTACCATTCGTATGTTAACCACTTTGACTAAGCCAACTTCTGGTCGGGCGATTGTAAATGGTTTTGATGTAGTAGCACAATCCAATAAGGTAAAACAAGAATTCGGAATTGCTCAACAGCACATGAGTCTGGATCGCGACTTGAACGTAATGGAAAACATGGAACTGCATGCTCGTTTGCACCATATTAGAGGAGCTGAACGCAAGCAACGTATCGAAGAATTGCTTGAATTTGTTGGCTTAACTGAATATGCAGACCGCATGGTCATGACCCTTTCTGGGGGGTTAAAAAAACGTGCCATGATTGTTCGGGCTTTGATTCATCGCCCAAAAATACTGTTTTTGGATGAACCAACAGTAGGGTTAGACGCCCAAACCCGCCGCAAAATCTGGGAACTAATACGCAAACTAAACCGTGATGGGACCTCAATCTTTCTTACAACCCATTACATCGAAGAAGCCGAAGCATTATGCAACCGCGTAGGAGTCCTTCATCAAGGAAAACTGGTAACCGTTGGTAAGCCTTTGGAACTGCGGAAAAAACTTGGGTTGTTTGCAGTGGAAACCTTAGATGCAGACCTAGGTGCGCAATACAACTATTTTCCTGATGAAACGGCAGCAAAAAACTATGTTCAAATGTTGCCTCAGAACTTGAAAACTATCATCATTCGGGAATCAAACCTGGAAGATGTGTTTGTTGAATTAACTGGACAAAAAGTAATTGAGGGCTAA
- a CDS encoding ABC transporter permease produces the protein MLTDIYSVLWVDLRVLRRRWVRTLSTSLINPLLYLVAFGFGLGQGINFDGYSYLEFVIPGIIALTSMSVSFGGAGQKLNVDRLFFRSFDECLMSPVSVYSIIIGKALIGVVRGLFTSTAFLLVGFLLSPTLHIDLAFMTVLVLSCFVFSFFGVLVSFLAKSHQDMSTVSSLVLLPMTFLSGTFFSLTQIPEALKIVLYFLPLTHASESLRAITLQQAFPWLSIVALLCYAGFFFAMSMVALKRSSV, from the coding sequence ATGTTAACCGATATTTATTCTGTTTTATGGGTGGACCTGCGTGTCCTTAGGCGACGTTGGGTTCGAACCCTTTCTACTAGCCTAATTAATCCCCTTTTGTATCTTGTAGCATTTGGCTTTGGATTAGGTCAAGGAATCAACTTTGACGGCTACAGTTACCTAGAATTTGTTATTCCTGGTATAATTGCATTAACTTCAATGTCGGTCAGCTTTGGTGGTGCAGGACAAAAACTAAACGTTGACCGCTTGTTCTTCAGATCCTTTGACGAATGCCTAATGTCACCCGTGAGCGTATACTCAATAATAATTGGAAAAGCCCTAATCGGCGTAGTACGGGGCTTGTTCACTTCAACTGCGTTTCTACTGGTAGGTTTTCTACTTTCACCAACCCTTCACATTGACCTAGCTTTCATGACAGTTTTAGTTCTTTCATGCTTTGTTTTCTCATTCTTTGGAGTCCTTGTCTCCTTCTTGGCAAAATCCCACCAAGACATGAGCACCGTCAGCAGCCTAGTATTATTACCTATGACCTTCCTTAGCGGAACCTTCTTCTCGTTAACCCAAATTCCTGAAGCCCTCAAAATCGTTCTATACTTCTTGCCCTTGACCCACGCCAGCGAATCTTTAAGAGCAATAACTTTACAACAAGCTTTCCCTTGGCTTTCTATAGTTGCCCTTCTATGTTATGCAGGATTCTTCTTTGCAATGTCTATGGTTGCACTAAAACGCTCCAGTGTATGA
- the cobJ gene encoding precorrin-3B C(17)-methyltransferase, protein MRTSSVDSCRKKCETIAKENQSERRDRGSSRGRIAVIGIGPGALEHMTLKAKQEIENADVIVGYKTYVKLIEQIIKPDTEVFSGNMGQEVDRARKAIQKAQENKKVAVISSGDAGVYGMAGVVLETAAHEKAKVSIEVVPGVTAATAAAATLGAPLVGDFAAISLSDILTPWDLIERRLRAAAEADFGIVLYNPQSMGRKMPLEEAHKILLEYRDPKTHVGIVKNAKRAGEKVTITCLKEMMNFEIDMATILVIGNSKTYVIDHKLVTPRGYSF, encoded by the coding sequence ATGCGAACGAGCAGCGTTGATAGTTGCAGGAAAAAATGCGAAACTATTGCTAAAGAAAACCAAAGCGAAAGGCGTGACCGTGGCAGTAGCCGAGGCCGAATAGCTGTAATTGGCATTGGTCCAGGTGCCCTTGAGCATATGACCCTTAAAGCCAAACAAGAAATCGAAAACGCCGACGTTATTGTAGGCTACAAAACGTACGTAAAACTAATTGAGCAAATCATAAAACCCGACACAGAAGTGTTCAGCGGCAACATGGGACAAGAAGTAGACAGAGCCCGAAAAGCCATCCAAAAAGCCCAAGAAAACAAAAAAGTAGCAGTTATCAGCAGTGGTGATGCTGGAGTTTATGGAATGGCAGGCGTAGTTTTGGAAACTGCAGCCCATGAAAAAGCAAAAGTTTCCATAGAGGTTGTTCCGGGGGTAACTGCTGCTACTGCTGCAGCTGCAACATTGGGTGCACCATTGGTAGGAGATTTTGCTGCCATTAGTTTGAGTGATATTTTGACTCCATGGGACCTGATTGAGAGGCGATTGCGGGCTGCTGCAGAAGCAGATTTTGGGATTGTTTTGTATAATCCTCAAAGCATGGGACGAAAAATGCCGTTGGAAGAAGCACATAAGATATTGTTGGAGTACCGCGACCCAAAGACCCATGTAGGTATAGTAAAGAACGCTAAAAGGGCTGGAGAAAAAGTTACAATTACTTGTTTGAAAGAAATGATGAACTTTGAAATTGACATGGCGACAATTTTGGTTATTGGAAACTCTAAAACTTACGTAATTGACCATAAACTGGTTACCCCTAGGGGTTATAGTTTCTAA
- a CDS encoding cobalamin biosynthesis protein has translation MTPSLLQVTVKAKMMFPRGVAIFAITRQGVETAAKIRDALKENGIKSQIYAPERYAQNGAVPIKRTKDAIKQVFSDVDGIVAVMATGIVVRTIAPLLKSKLSDPAVVCVDTSGKFAISLLSGHYGGANKLTKLVAKGLGATAVITTASDVLGKQSIDELAKKLHCIILNSQSLVGVNSALVNSENLVLVLSGKVKIPSSRIRDYEVRTAKNIDQAIDIVKSFDGGAIISTEIVPQNSLKNVTFLKQKTVAVGIGSRKIVNEKDIVELVTCALTQLEIPLERVDKLATVDIKKDSESILKAAKKLGLNLEFVSIDELCRFSHEDLSVDSQLVKEKIGVGGVCERAALIVAGKNAKLLLKKTKAKGVTVAVAEAE, from the coding sequence ATGACCCCAAGTTTACTACAGGTTACCGTAAAGGCGAAGATGATGTTTCCTAGGGGCGTAGCAATTTTCGCCATTACTAGGCAAGGGGTTGAAACTGCAGCAAAAATAAGGGATGCCTTAAAAGAAAATGGGATAAAAAGCCAAATTTATGCTCCTGAAAGGTATGCTCAAAATGGGGCGGTCCCAATAAAAAGGACAAAAGATGCGATTAAACAAGTTTTCAGCGATGTTGACGGAATAGTTGCAGTTATGGCTACAGGTATTGTTGTAAGGACAATTGCTCCGTTGTTGAAAAGTAAACTTAGTGACCCCGCAGTTGTATGTGTAGATACTTCAGGAAAGTTTGCAATTAGTTTACTGTCTGGACATTACGGTGGAGCTAACAAGTTAACAAAATTAGTTGCTAAGGGTTTGGGGGCAACTGCGGTTATTACTACTGCTTCAGACGTTTTGGGTAAACAAAGCATTGATGAACTAGCCAAAAAGTTGCATTGCATCATATTGAATTCACAAAGTTTAGTTGGGGTTAATTCTGCGTTAGTTAATTCAGAAAATTTGGTTTTGGTTTTGTCAGGAAAGGTTAAGATTCCGTCGAGTCGAATTAGGGACTATGAAGTACGAACAGCAAAAAACATAGACCAAGCAATTGATATCGTGAAAAGTTTTGATGGCGGTGCCATAATTTCAACGGAAATTGTTCCACAAAATAGTTTGAAAAATGTTACTTTCCTGAAGCAAAAAACAGTTGCTGTTGGTATTGGTTCCCGAAAAATTGTAAATGAAAAGGACATTGTTGAGTTAGTGACTTGTGCATTAACTCAACTGGAAATTCCGTTGGAACGTGTTGACAAGTTAGCTACGGTTGACATTAAGAAGGATTCTGAAAGCATACTAAAAGCAGCCAAGAAGTTGGGGTTGAATCTAGAATTCGTTAGTATTGATGAGCTTTGCAGGTTTAGTCATGAGGACCTTTCTGTTGATTCACAGTTAGTTAAGGAAAAAATTGGAGTTGGAGGAGTATGCGAACGAGCAGCGTTGATAGTTGCAGGAAAAAATGCGAAACTATTGCTAAAGAAAACCAAAGCGAAAGGCGTGACCGTGGCAGTAGCCGAGGCCGAATAG
- the cobM gene encoding precorrin-4 C(11)-methyltransferase: MKQVIFIGAGPGDPELITLKGKKNLEKADVVIYAGSLLNLEILGYAKNDAKLYDSAKMTLKEVLQVMVDSVKEGKVVARLHDGDPSFFGAITEQMDYLDEQKIEYDVIPGVSCLQGGSAALRRELTLPNVSQSIIITRPEGRTPVPERESIRELAKHGTTMVIFLGIQHVEKVIEELKIGGRPLDTPVSVVYRATWKQQKIVRGTIDDIVKKVKEAGITRTALIFVGEVFNPKAYDFSKLYDPKFTTGYRKGEDDVS; this comes from the coding sequence ATGAAACAAGTAATTTTTATTGGAGCAGGTCCCGGAGACCCTGAACTAATTACTCTTAAGGGTAAAAAGAATCTAGAAAAAGCCGATGTTGTAATCTATGCGGGGTCTTTGTTAAATCTGGAAATTCTTGGTTACGCAAAAAATGATGCAAAACTTTACGACAGTGCCAAAATGACCTTGAAGGAAGTTCTTCAGGTTATGGTGGATTCAGTTAAAGAAGGAAAAGTTGTTGCCAGATTACACGATGGCGATCCAAGTTTTTTTGGGGCAATAACTGAGCAGATGGATTATCTTGATGAACAAAAAATTGAATATGACGTGATTCCCGGAGTAAGCTGTCTGCAAGGTGGATCAGCAGCCCTTAGAAGAGAATTAACGCTGCCTAACGTTTCTCAGAGTATAATAATTACTAGACCAGAGGGTAGAACCCCGGTTCCTGAACGGGAAAGTATTCGAGAACTAGCTAAACACGGAACAACCATGGTTATTTTTTTGGGCATTCAGCACGTGGAAAAGGTCATTGAAGAATTGAAAATTGGCGGTCGTCCGCTAGATACTCCAGTTTCAGTTGTGTATCGGGCGACATGGAAACAGCAAAAAATTGTTCGAGGCACCATAGATGACATAGTAAAAAAAGTCAAAGAAGCAGGGATAACCAGGACTGCTCTGATTTTTGTTGGTGAAGTGTTTAACCCAAAGGCTTACGATTTTTCGAAGCTGTATGACCCCAAGTTTACTACAGGTTACCGTAAAGGCGAAGATGATGTTTCCTAG
- the cobI gene encoding precorrin-2 C(20)-methyltransferase codes for MVQGKFVGVGVGPGDPELITVKAVKVLKTADIISIPKAHENKPSIALSIVKDILEERKTAPEVLELVFPMISDKKELKDAWSENAKIVAQKAKTGKTIAFITLGDPMFFSTFIYLCQRMKEEYPEVELEIIPGVTSLTACAAVSKIPLAEKSEVVAIIPSSVDSNRIGEIAKHADSLVLMKGAKRLKELIPVLEKSGFSKNSIITVIRRCTMPDEKVIVGTVDDIKNWDIHEDYFSISMIKGNKK; via the coding sequence ATGGTTCAAGGAAAATTTGTCGGTGTTGGTGTTGGTCCAGGTGATCCCGAACTGATTACTGTAAAGGCTGTAAAAGTTTTGAAAACTGCAGACATAATAAGCATTCCAAAGGCTCACGAGAATAAGCCAAGCATTGCATTATCTATAGTTAAGGACATATTAGAGGAAAGAAAAACTGCTCCTGAAGTTCTTGAGTTAGTTTTTCCAATGATAAGTGATAAAAAAGAACTCAAAGACGCATGGAGCGAAAACGCCAAAATCGTTGCCCAGAAAGCAAAAACGGGCAAAACAATTGCCTTCATCACTTTGGGTGATCCTATGTTTTTTAGTACATTCATTTATCTTTGTCAAAGAATGAAAGAGGAATATCCCGAAGTCGAACTGGAAATTATTCCAGGTGTTACTTCATTGACTGCTTGTGCTGCTGTTTCTAAGATACCCCTTGCAGAAAAAAGTGAAGTGGTGGCAATTATTCCATCCAGTGTAGATTCAAACAGGATTGGAGAAATTGCCAAGCATGCAGACAGCCTAGTTTTGATGAAGGGAGCAAAACGGCTAAAGGAGCTTATTCCAGTTTTGGAGAAATCTGGTTTCAGCAAGAACTCTATTATTACAGTAATCAGGAGATGCACCATGCCTGACGAGAAGGTTATTGTTGGCACAGTAGATGATATTAAAAACTGGGATATTCACGAAGATTATTTTTCGATTTCAATGATAAAAGGGAACAAAAAATGA